GTCTAGGTAGTAACACTATGGCAGTTAAGAGAGGCGATATCGTCCGCGCAGTTCGAGAAAAGCTAGACAATAGCCTGGAAGCGAAGGCAAGTGATACCCGTTTCCCCCCTTATATTTTTGAGACAAAGGGTGAAGTCGTAGACGCACGAGGCGATTATGTGCTGGTCAAGTTTGGGCATGTGCCTACTCCAAATGTTTGGCTCCGAGCTGACCAACTCGAAAAATTTGAATAGCTATTTGTGATTGTGGCGATCGCTGCTATGGGGTTCCATTATGATTTCACTTAACCCTTCCCCCGTTTACTGTCAGCATGCAAAGGTTGCGATTGTTGGTGCAGGTAACGTTGGCGGAACCTTGGCTCAACGCATTGTCGAACGTAATCTGGCAGATGTTGTGTTACTGGATGTCGTGTCAGGTCGTCCGCAGGGAATTGCACTCGATCTGATGGAGGCTAGCGGCATCGAAGGACATAGCCGTCACATCAGCGGTACGACTAACTATGCGGATACGGCTGGGTCTGACATTGTGGTGATTACCGCAGGCTTGCCTCGCAAACCCGGCATGAGTCGGGATGATCTGTTGAGGACTAACGCCAAAATCATCACAGATGCTGCAAAACAGGCGATCGCTCACTCTCCAGATGCTCTGCTCATCGTTGTCACTAATCCGCTGGATGTCATGACCTATCTGGCATGGCAAGCCAGTGGTCTACCCACAAACCGGGTGATGGGTATGGCAGGTATTCTTGACTCTGCCCGGTTTCAAACCTTTATTGCCCTGGAGTTGGGGATTGCTGCTGCCGATGTCAACGCGATGGTGTTGGGGAGTCATGGTGACTTGATGGTGCCTTTACCCCGCTATTCCACGGTGAGCGGTGTGCCCATTACAGATTTGTTTGATGCTTCAACCATTGATCGCTTAATCGAGCGGACACGCAATGGTGGGGCTGAAATTGTTGAATTGATGCAGACAGGCGGCGCGTACTATGCTCCTGCTTCTTCGACCTGTGTCATGATTGAAACGATTCTGCTCAATCAACCCCGTCTCTTGCCCGTAGCCGCTTACCTGCATGGTCAGTATGGGCTGGAGGATATTTTTATTGGTGTGCCCGCCCGCTTAGGCTGTCGCGGAGTGGAGGGCATTTTAGAACTGAAGCTGACTGAAGCTGAATCTACTGCACTTCATTCTTCTGCTCAGGCAGTGCGGCAGAATATCGAGAAGGCTCTGGCTTTGTTGTAATTATAGGTTTGGTCAGAAAGCTTAAGGCAACGGCAATGGCTCAAACCCTGATCTGGACAGGCTCTCTGACTCGCCTCCGCCTTACCATACCAATTTGAATTGAAACCGCGACAAAACCCTGTACGGGTTTGGCATTGCCAAACCCCTCCTAAACCTTGATTTTCCGTAGTCCGCGTCGGCGAACTTCGCTCTAGTAGCCGCGAATTCATTCGCCGGGCTCTTAAACCGAACTTAACTGCATCTCTCTTCCACGTTTAGCCATTGACCAATGACGAAGGACAAATAATCATCTCATTGATCTGTGGTTGCTGAGTGCATTTCTTGCCAGTCTTGCCCCAATTGGATCGTGACGTCGGATTGCAAATCGCCTGTACTTTCAACGCGAACTTCTCCAGTTCCCAGAACTTGCCGAATCGCTTCAGCCGTCTCGCGATCGCCATCTTGGGCAATAATGCGGGTCACTCTCAACGGTTGGCTCCAGGGGTCATCAACGATGACGTTGCCGAAGCCTGCTTCTCCTAGAGTGTCGATGACGCGATCGATCGTGGGATCATCGCCAGTACTATCTTGAATTGCAACTCGGACATAGTCTGGAATGACCTCTTCATCGACCACAGCACCCGCCTCAAAGTATCGGGCTGCCATCTCTTCAATGCGACTGGAACTGGGTAACCAGTAACTCACCTCATATTCCGTGGGAGAACTAAATTCTCCTGGCAGCATTAACATCTGCACACTGGAACGGTTCATTTCTGAAGCAAAGCTGGTGAGCGCGACCAACTCTTCGACGCTGAGGTTGGTGTCGAGGTTTTCTTGAATGACCGATAAGATTTGGGGTAAGCGGGTAATGGTAGCTGGGCTGAGAGCTTGCTCCATTAACGCCCGCATCATCATCTGTTGGCGTTGAATGCGCCCAATATCCCCGTTGCGATCGTGCCGGAAGCGCAAAAACTGCAATGCCTGACTGCCGTTGAGGTGCTGATCCCCTTGGTTGAGGTTGATGTACAGGTGTTGGCTGTCGTCCTGATAGTACATATCATAGGGAACGTAAATATCCACCCCCCCCAGAGCATCAATTAGCTTTTCAACCCCCTGCACGTTGATGCGAATGTAGCGATCGACAGGTACCCCACCTAATAAATCACTGGTTGAAGAAGCGGCTAGTGCAGGACCACCATAGAGGTTAGCTTCATTCAGCTTGGTGAGCCCAACTCCTTCAACCCAGGTGCGGGTGTCGCGGGGCAACGACAACACAACCAACTGCGAGGTTTCTGGGTCAAACCGCAGCAACAACATTGTGTCAGACAATCCCTCAAACGAGTTCACCAGAGTGTGGTAGCCCAAATCCTGGGTTTCTGGTGGAGGTTCGTTGACATCAGAACTCAATACCTTAACCCCCAACACGAGGATATTGACAGGGCGAGACAATCGCGGCAAGCGAAAATCCATTCCTGTGGAGATGTTTTCCTGATCAAACACCTCAGCTTCTTCGGGGCTTAGCTCTGTTTGCATCAGCGGCGTACTGGCGATCGACACTGCCACCAGTGCCCCTGCGGTTGCGGACACCATCGCCACGCCCAACAATCCCAGCACTAGCCAGAGTCCTCTATTTTTATTGGGTTTAGAGGGTTTTCGTCGCGGATCTTTGGGTTGAGGGGAGGGAGGATAATAAATTCGAGTTGACACAAACTTGCTCACACTAAAGGAAATGCAAAGTCAATTTTGAGGAGATTACAAAGTCGATATTTCAAAGACACTATATCTAGAGCTATGAAACTTGAAGTGACGTCTTGAGCAAATATAGACCCTATATCTGTAAATTTCACTAATTTTCTAAAAAATTCTTTTAATCGACGTAATATTTCTGGTTTTTAATGAACCTTCACTAGCTTTAACCTAAATCCATGACAGTGTCATCGTACTACTGGTTGATAGTACGATTTGGATGGGTGAGTACCCTGAATGGTTCTTTAAGGGATGCGATCGCCGTTAGGGGATGCGATCGCCGTTAGGGGATGCGATCGCCGTTAGGGGATGCGATCGCCCACCTGGCTCAACCCGGGTAGCCAGATAGATTTACGTCGCCACAACCGCACCATCAGCCAAACATTAGTTAAGAAATAACCAGAGGTCAGCAGGCTACTCATGATCAAAAAAGGCAATGCGACCGTATCAGATGCCTGTGCTCCAGTGCCTAATAGCAGATACCCAAACAACCAGCCTGTTGCCAACAATACCGCCAATCGACTGACTGCCCGTTGTTGTTTGTTCCCCTGTCGTCGATAGAGCGACCATAGAGCCGGGAAAAAACCAACCACTGGAATCAGGTAAATAAACGTTTGTAATCGACGCAGGTCTTGTTCACCAAAGGGATCAGCGGGTTTCATAAGCAGGGGAGAAGGAGAAGAAAAAAAGAAGAGGGAAGAGAGAAAAAGAAGGATAAACGATAAAGGCTGAAGGATAAAAGTAAAGAAGAGTAATCGATGGAGAATACCGTTGATCTGTGTGGATAAAGTACATCCAGAGTCTTATGTTCTAATCATTTGCACTTGGAGGTTAGACAGATCGAGGGCTGAAAGCATCTATTTTTTTCTTCATCTTTCTTCTATTTTCTTTTTTCCCTTTTCTTTCTTCTATGCGGCTAACTCCTTCTGAAGAAAGTCTAACGTACGACTCCAGGCATCGGTTGCTGCTTCAGCGTTATACACTTCAGGGCGAGTGTCATTAAAAAAGGCGTGGTCGGTGTTGGGATAGGTGTGAGTGGCGATCGCCCCTCCTGCCTCTTGAATGGAAGCTGCTAACGCCTTAACCGCATCTGCTGGAACGAAACTATCATTCTCAGCAAAGATCCCTAAAACGGGAGCAGTGAGTTTAGAAAAGTCGGGATGGACGTTGGGATGAATGCCATAAAAATCAACGACGGCTCCAACATTGTCGCTGACAGTTGCCGCTAACAATGCCAGTTGACCACCCATGCAAAAGCCAACTACCCCAATCTTGGGAAGGGTCACCGCCTCTTGTCCCAATAAAAATCGGGCTGCAACCTGCAAATCTTGAGCGGTTTGGTCAATGTTGAGTGCCATCAGCAATCGCCCCGCCTCATCGGGAGAGGTGGTTTGAATCCCTTTAAAGAGATCGGGAGCAAGAGCAACAAAGCCTGCTGCTGCAAAGCGATCGGCAACTGATTTGATGTGAGGCACCAGACCCCACCATTCCTGTAGCACAATCACCCCTGGACCTGATCCAGATTCTGGCAACGCCAAGTAGCCAATTCCGTCAATGTCCATTCCCATGCCTGCACACTCCGAGTAAGGTTTTATTACCGACAATACTCTAGCACTCCACCTAATTGAACGTTCATGACCTCTGTAACCAAGCCCACCGCATGGCAAGTCGGACTGATCCTCACGCTGGGGATTGTCTCTGTTTCGACAGCCGCTATCTTTATTCGTTTGGCATTAGCGGCGGCTGATGCTCGTGGGGTTGGGTTTAGTTTAGTCCTGGCAGCCCTGCGACTGACGATGGCGGCGTTGTTGCTGGTTCCAGCATGGCGTAATTTTCGGAGCACATCATTTCAACCCAACGCCATGTATTACTCATTAGCTGCGGGGGGTTGTCTGGCACTGCACTTTGGCACCTGGATTACGTCGCTGTCTTATACGTCGATCGCCGCTTCGACAACACTCGTAACCACTAATCCGATCTGGGTAGCGTTGTTGTCATGGGTGTGGTTTAAGGAAAAGCCAACGGTTCTAACAACCACAGGAATTGGCGTTACCCTGGCAGGGGGGGTGTTAGTTGGGTTGACGGGTTCAGAGACAGCGGATGCGGGTAGTAATCCTCTCTTAGGCAATATTCTGGCTCTGATCGGCTCCTGGGCAGTGAGTTTGTACTTTTTGTTGGGGCGGGAGGCGCAGCGACGGGGGCTTGGCATTGGTAGCCATGCGGTGTTGACCTATAGCACCGCTGCTCTGGTGTTGCTGCCGTTGCCGTTGCTGTTTAATTCGGCTTACACGGGCTATTCGGGGGAGGTGTACCTGTATATCTTTTTGATGGCGTTGTTTCCGCAAGCGATCGGGCATACCAGTTTTAACTGGGCGGTGCGCTGGATTTCACCGACTTTAGTGACGTTGGTGATTTTGGCGGAACCGGTTGGCTCAGGCATTCTGGGCTTTATCGTCTTTCGTGAAAACCCTGGCATTCGGGTGTTGGTTGGGGCGGTGATTATTCTGGCGGGGGTGGCGATCGCCGTCCTGGGTTCTCGTAAATCGGCTGAAACGGAGGCAAACCAAGCCTAGAATGGTAGGCGATGCTGATCAAGGACAACCGCGACCCTTGCGATAACGCCGGAGGCGCACGCTATGAAAAAACTGTTAGTGACGGGTGCCAGTGGGTTCTTAGGGTGGAATGTTTGTCAGGCGGCTCAAGCCAATTGGCAAGTCTATGGCACCTATGCAACCCATCCAGTGACAATTTCTGGTGTGACAACGTTGAAGGTTGACCTGACTGACTACAGGGCTTTGCAGGAGCTATTTCAGTCGCTACAACCCGATGCGGTGATTCACCTAGCGGCGCAATCTAGCCCTAATGTGTGTCAAACCCAACCTGAAGCGGCTTATGCAATTAATGTCACTGCCTCAGCAAATCTAGCGGGCTTGAGTGGCGATCGCGCTATTCCCTGTGTGTTTACTTCCAGCGACCTGGTGTTTGACGGACGAAACGCCCCTTACACAGAAACTGATCCGGTGTGTCCCATCAGTCACTACGGCGAGCAAAAAGTGTTGGCAGAGCAAGAAATGCGATCGCGCCATCCGGGGGTGGCGGTTTGTCGTATGCCGTTGATGTTTGGCTACGCACCGAATGCCGTCAGCTTTCTTCAGCCCTTTCTCCAAACGATGCGATCGGGGAAGCCCTTAAGCCTGTTTGTGGATGAGGTTCGTACTCCTGTTAGCGGTCGGGATGCGGCTCAAGGTTTGTTGCTGGCACTCGAACAGGTACAAGGTTACCTGCATTTGGGAGGATGCGATCGCCTGTCTCGGTATGAGTTTGGTCGTCACATGGTGGAAGTTCTGGAGTTGACGGAGGCGAATATCAGTGCCTGTCGGCAAGCCGATGTGCCCATGCCTGCGCCTCGCCCTGCTGATGTCTCACTTGACAGCTCCAAAGCCTTTGAGTTGGGATACAATCCCGGTTCTATTCGCGAGGAGTTAGCGTTTCTGCGAGACGTGCTTTAATTCGTGGTCAATCTAAAATCCGTTGATTGGGACATATCCCGTTCGAGATACCATAGAGACAGTGAAATGGATTGAGCTATGGTTGAACGTCCTATCAAAAAATCTGAGCGGCAAGCGATCGCCCAATCGAGCGAAGAGGGCGGCGAAGCTCAAGGAACTGAACTGACTGCTAAGCGGGATACCCCGAAACCTGTTCGGGCAAAAGATAAGCCCCCCGGTGGCAAGTCAGACGAGCGGAGATCAGACGATCGAAAATCAAAAGGGAAAGGCAAAGGCGGCAAACGGGGATCACGGGACGACGACCAACCCAAAGCTCCTGCTAATCTGGCAACGATGCGCGGTCCGCGCCCTGTAAAAGCCCAACCTGAACCAGAACCCGTAGTAGACGAAACCCCGACAGATGAATCGTTAGACGAAGCCTTGACTGAAGAAACGACAGACGAGGCAACTGAGGGAGTAGAGAGTGAGGCGTAGGGGCAAAGGAAGGATAAACGATAAAGGCTGAAGGATAAAAGAAGAGGGAGTAGGGGGGCGGCGCGACGTGCGACTTAAAGGTTTAGCTCCCCTATTTTTTGTTGAGCAGTCCAGTCTGCTTCAGCAGACCTCATGCCATTAGCCCGCACTTGAGTTGTGGGTGGGGCTCCTGACTCGCCTCCGTCCCATCAAATGTGGCTACAACTATAGCCTTCGCGATCGCCCTTTTCATGCTTCAGCTTTTATCGTTTATCCTTCTTTATTTCTCCTACGGTTCAACAATGACCGTTGTACCCATTTCGATCTGAGCAAACAACGCCACAACGTCCTCATTTCGCATCCGTACGCACCCATTTGAGGCAGCCCGTCCAATCGACGAAAGGGTCGGTGTGCCGTGAAATCCGATAATGCCATTGGGCATTCGAGTAAAGCCAATCCAACGTACTCCCAGCGCACTATTGGGCCCCGGTGGGGTGACTTCACCCGTCCAGGGATTTTGCCAGCGAGGGTTTTCGATCATCTGAAATACTTGAAAGCGACCCGTTGGAGTGGGTGTATCCGATCGCCCAATCGCCACGGGGTAACTGGCTAAGACGCGATCGCCCTGATATAGATAGACTCGGCGTTGCCCCAGCTTCAACACAATGTGGGGTTCTGGCTCCTCAATCGTCGGCAGATAGTTGGATGGCGCAGCCAGCGGCGGCAAATCGGGAATACGAACATCAACGTAGGAAAATGAGAACGACGGATGAAGCGGCGTGAGTGGTAGAGGAGTGTTGGCGATCGCAGGAGTGGAGCCGAAAATGACCTGGGTTGCTCCGATAGAAAGGGCGATCGCAACCTGACGAGAGAATAAAGGGAAAGGTTTAGACCATTCAAACCGTTGCATACAAGGGTTAACCGTTGACATCCACTCTAAGCCGACGAATCTGATGAGTTGTTGAGCCGAGGTAAGAAGCCCAACGTCTGTATAGGTTACGCTATGCTAACCTATCCTCAGGCTGATTTTACCCGCTAAACTTTCATCTGGTGGTGTTCCAAACCTGTTGATAACCTCTGTAAGACCCCCTGTAGTCCCCCTTACCAAGGGGGACGGCGACAGCCGGGGGTTAGTAGCAACAGATCTGAAACACTACCCTTTCATCTTGGGCTTTCAGGGCGTTTGCCTGCGTTTCGCACGTTGATAATCTTGCCCAACAAATCAAACCAGAAAGACGCTCCCATAGAGATGGCTAGACCGCTAACTATCCATCCCGGCAACCCTTTCAGAAATTTCAGCACTGACGAGCCATTCTCAGGAAACTGTTGACTTCTATTGTCCTCACTCCAACCAATGGGCAGTGGCAGCGATTGGCTGACGCCAGTCCGAAGGCACTCCAATGCGGCATTGTTGTCGCCTCCTGTGGACTGAGATGGACAAGCCGCAACCACAAAATCTGCATTGTTAGCCAACGCATCTCGCAATGCTGCATCAGTTGAGAGGCGATCGACGATATGAAACGTGTCTGCATTGATGACCAACGCCAATAGAAAACCGATTAAAAAGGCTACTCCCTTGGCATTGCGTTTATAAACTCCTGAGGCACGCTCCATAGAGCGGTCAAACCAGGTTTGTACCTCTACTTGAAATTGGCTTAACTCAGTTTCAACCACCTCAACTTTGGCTTGAGCCCGTTGTAGATTCAATTGGGCGCGTCGGGCAAGAGCAGCTAAGCTCTGACGCACGGAAGGAGATAGTTTATTAGAAACCTTGTTGATCTCTTGCTTGACAGAGTCATAAGCTCCATACAGGCGATCGGCAGGCTCAGCGGCTTCAATCTCCTGACGCAACGTAAGATAGGTCTGGTGTTTGGCTTTAGCCTCATCTACAACGTCATCGACTAACAGGTCGAGTGTTTGCACCAAACTGGGTTGCAATCGTGCCATAAACTCGTTGATATGGTCATCCGTGCCATCTTTAAATAAAGTTTTTCTGATGGCAGCTAGTTGATCGACGAGTTGTTGCACAACCGATTCATCTTGAGTGAGCAGTTGTACCTGATTAATGAATGAGGTATTTACTGTTAGATCTAATTCATCCTCGATTTGATTGACAGCGGCAAATAAAGTGATTGTCTCATCTCTGTAGGCTTGACAGATTTCAATCAGCCTTGCTTCTAAAGTGGTGAAACCTGCGGTTAACGTTTCACGAATGGCATCATTGAGCTGCAAATTTGGATCGTCTAGATAGCTTCTAACCTTAGTACTAATTTCGATATCGACTAATTTTTGTAGGTTGAGAGCTACTAATTTTTGGTTGAGTTGAGGGATGTTTAATCGCTCTAATAACGTGCTTGCAAAGGTTTCAGCGGGGATATAAGATGGCTCGTTGCCCACCAGGGTTCTATTTTTTCGTAGCCCAAATAGGGTAACAATCATCCGCGCTATTTTTCGGAGCGTTGCTTCTATTCCTTCAAACGATCCCTGGCTGATATTTTTAACTAAAGGATTGTTGTAAATATCATCAACAATTTCTCTTGCTTTCCTGCGGTTTTCTGTATCTCTTGCTTGATTGTCTAAATCGTCTCCACCTGCCAATAAAATCTCAATCGACTTCTTCAGATGAGCTGCTCTCCATTGCAGGATTGTGGTCAGCAATTCCTGAATTTCTGAGGCTAGAAGGCTAATAATTAGATAAATAAAGACTAGACCGATCGCCACATCGAGAATAAAAGGCAAATTCACTGGAATAACTCCAAATTTCTACTTTATCCATTCAATAGCATGTATAGCCGCGGTTTTAACCGCCAAAATCCTTGTCCTGAATTCACGTAAATAACCATTAACGAAATCAGGTTTCTTAGCCTATTGAGACAATGTAAAGATTGTAGTTTTGCTGATGGTGATGACTGGAACTCAAGATAGCAGTCCTCAATCATCTGTACAGATATTGGCAAACAAGTATTTACAAACAAGTATTTACAAACAAGTATTGGCAAACAGGGGGTTTACGCTTCTCGCCTCTCACAACTCACTTGGGTGGCTGTAGACCCAACACAGTTAGAATCAACCCAATTAAAATAGTGTTATCTTTAATACCATAAGTTTCTGATCTAATACTTAGTCAGAGTAAATCAAAATTTAAGAATAGATTCACTGGGTATAAATTCACATTGAAACTTGGTTACATTGTTGAAAGTCGTCATAAGTATAAAATGGGTTGATTAAATTTAGGGATATTGAGAACGCTTCATCATTTCCCAACTTTGCGCTGTCAAATTATTTTGTGTTGTCAAATATTACTGGCTGACTCAAAGTTATCAGAATAAACTCAATAGCCTGTCTTTTGGTTTGATCGATCGTCAGGGTGAGTATAGCCGTAGCCACCCCTGGAACGGAGGCGAGTCAGGAAGCTTTCCCAGCATTAGGGTTTGAGCCATTGACTTTGCCTTAAGCCTTTTGACCGACGCCATATATTCATTTTTTGGTATGAAATTGAGTAGAAAGAATCATTTCTGTTGAATTTCCCCTCCTGTAGAGCTTGATTGTGTGAGCGCAGACCCGTAGAGAACCCCAAAGAATCCTATGTACGACTTATTCAACTTATTCTTCTCAGAGGCGTTTATTCCTCATGGGCATTGTTATCTTTGGAAACCAAGTCTGGTCTGGCTCCACCTCCTCTCAGACTCCTTCATCGGTTTAGCGTATTACTCCATTCCGCTAACCCTGTCTTATTTTGTGCGGAGACGACAAGATCTCCCCTTTAACTGGATATTTTTGCTCTTTGCGGCATTCATTGTCGCCTGTGGAACGACTCACCTGATGGAAGTCTGGACGCTGTGGCATCCGGTCTATTGGTTTTCTGGAGCCATTAAGGTGTTTACCGCGATCGTTTCTGTGTTCACAGCAGTTCAACTCATTCCACTTGTACCAAAAGCCCTAGCCCTCCCCAGTCCGGCTCAATTAGAACAGGCAAACCGCGAACTTAAGCTCTATCAGAACCAATTGGAAGATTTGGTGGCAGCCCGAACGGCTGAACTGGTGGCTGCAAACCAGCAGTTGCAGCAAGAAATTAGCGATCGCAAACAGGCTGAGTTAGAAAGAGAACGTCTCTTAGCTCAACTGCAAGAAGCTAACGCACTGCTCGACACCTTGTTTAATAACGCGCCGATTGGCATTGGGTTGTGGGATGAGCGATCGCGGTATGTGCGCCTCAACCAGGCGTTGGCTGATATCAATGGCTTGCCCCAAGATGTTCATATTGGTAAGACCGTAGCTGAGTTATTACCCACAGTGAGTGCAAATGTGACAGAGGCGTTTCGTCATGTCCTGACAACAGGGGAATCATTGTTAAACCAGGAGGCAATGGGTGAAACGCCAGCGATGCCTGGTAAACAACGGTTCTGGCTGGTCAGCTATTACCCCATTCGGTTACCGAGAAATATCACCTGGGTTGGTGCAGTGTGCGAGGAAATTACAGAACGAAAACGAGCCGAGGCTGAACGGGAAGATCTCCTGGTTCGAGAACGGGCAGCACGAGAAGAGGCAGAAGCCGCAAACCGTACGAAAGACGAATTTTTAGCGGTGTTATCGCATGAGTTGCGATCGCCCCTCAACCCCATCTTGGGCTGGGCGCAGTTGCTTCGCACCCGCAAATTTGACGAAGTCGGGACCGCTCGTGCCTTAGAAACGATTGAACGCAACGCCCGGTTGCAAACTCAGCTGATTGAAGATTTGTTGGATGTCTCCCGGATCTTACGGGGAAAAATGGTACTTAACGTCGAACCTGTCAGTTTAGTGTTGCCTATTGAAGCGGCATTAGAAACGGTGCAACTGGCGGCAGAAGCGAAAAATATTCAGATTGACACGCACCTCGATCACCAGATCAAACCGATCGCAGGAGACTCTAACCGACTCCAGCAAATTGTTTGGAATCTTCTGTCAAACGCGATTAAGTTCACGCCAGAGGGTGGACGAGTGGAGGTGAAGTTGGAGAGTGTTGAGAGCCTAGACATAACTCAGTCAGACGGCTCAACTCAAAACTCAACCTCCAAACTTCAACCCTTGTACAACTATGCTCAGATTCAAGTGAGTGATACGGGTCAGGGCATTAATCCAGCCTTTTTGCCGCGTGTGTTTGATTACTTTCGCCAAGCTGATGGCAGCACCACTCGTAAATTCGGCGGGTTGGGGTTGGGGTTGGCGATCGTTCGTCATCTGGTTGAACTCCACGGAGGCACAGTTCATGCTGCCAGTCCTGGTGAAGGCATGGGAGCAACGTTCACCGTTAAGTTGCCGCTGATGACAAACGTGCCCCAATCAACGCTAAATTCAGAGCCGATCTCCAGTACCATCGATTTAAGTGATGTTCAAGTGCTTGTGGTGGATGATGAAGCCGATATGCGCGACCTGATGACGACTGTTTTACAGGAATATGGAGCCAAAACCCAGGTGGCTACCTCTGCGACTGAGGCGATCGCCCTGATTACCCAATCCAAACCCGACATTTTACTGAGCGATATTGGGATGCCCGGAGAAGATGGCTACATGTTAGTGCGTAAACTGCGACAAATGTCCCCGGAGCAGGGAGGCACCATTCCGGCGATCGCCCTGACTGCCTATGCCGGAGAGATTAATCGTCAGAAAGCACTCCTGGCAGGATTTCAACTCCACGTTCCCAAGCCAATTGAACCGACAGAGTTGGTGAAGGCGATCGCAAGTCTGGTGGGCTCCCAGCCATAATGGGACTGGCGCGAATCGGAGTTTAGCTAGAGACAACGCCTAATCAAGCGATTGCTTGACTGTCCCTGACGATTTGACTGGAGACGAGAGGATGATCTCATCGGTTGCAATCCGACCCGATACTGAAGCTGATCAACTCAAACGAGCCTTTGCCGAGACGATGGTGGCAGCCTCCGGGCAACTCTTCCAAGCGGTGACCCAAGCTGCCCTTCAAGAGATCAGTGCGATCGCCCCTCATGTGGCTGAAGCGGCAGAGCATTTGCAACCCTGGCTCTCCGATGACACTTGCCTGTATCCCTTCTGGGCATTGGGTGCGTTTTACACCCATCAGGCGACCTATAACCAGGCACTCGTCTGGTATGAACAGGCGATTGCCACTGCTGAAGCTCGCCTGGGAGTAGATCATCCCCTGGTTGCCCAAAGCCTGATGCAGTTCGGCACTGCCCTCCACACTCAGCGTGGCGATCTTGCCCAAGCAGAGGCTCTCTATCGGCGATCGCTTCAGATTCTCGAACAGCAGTTTGGTTCTGATTCAGTGGAAGTGGTGCCAGCCCTGGTTGGATTAGCAACACTCTGTCAGCAGCCAGGCCGCTATGCAGAAGGGGACGCCCTCTACCAGCGATCGCTCCAGATCCTCGAACAGCAGCCAGAGCCAAATCCTCTTGCCATTGCCACGACTCTCGATCATTGGGCAGAGTTGTGTCGTGCTTGGGGGCATTACGGTCAGGCGGAGTCACTTTATCAGCGATCGCTGCAAATTCTCGAACAGCAACCAGATCCCAATCCCACTGCCGTTTCCATATTCCTCAACAATCAGGCACGGCTCTACACGAACCGCAAGCAATACTCCAAGGCAGAAGCGTTGTATCAGCGATCGCTACACCTGTTGGAGCAGGAATTGGGGACAGATCACCCCGGTTTGGGGGCAACGCTCAAAAACCTGGCAAACCTCTACGCCTATCAGCGACGTTTTGCTGAGTCTGTGCAAGTGCACCAACGATTGATCCACATTGTCGAACAGCAGCTTGTTCCCAATCATCCCATGCTGACGACTGCCCTCAACGATCTGGCAGTGTTGTATTGTGACCAACTGCGCTATGACGAGGCAGCACCCCTGTTTGAGCGATC
This DNA window, taken from Oscillatoria sp. FACHB-1407, encodes the following:
- a CDS encoding ATP-binding response regulator, translating into MYDLFNLFFSEAFIPHGHCYLWKPSLVWLHLLSDSFIGLAYYSIPLTLSYFVRRRQDLPFNWIFLLFAAFIVACGTTHLMEVWTLWHPVYWFSGAIKVFTAIVSVFTAVQLIPLVPKALALPSPAQLEQANRELKLYQNQLEDLVAARTAELVAANQQLQQEISDRKQAELERERLLAQLQEANALLDTLFNNAPIGIGLWDERSRYVRLNQALADINGLPQDVHIGKTVAELLPTVSANVTEAFRHVLTTGESLLNQEAMGETPAMPGKQRFWLVSYYPIRLPRNITWVGAVCEEITERKRAEAEREDLLVRERAAREEAEAANRTKDEFLAVLSHELRSPLNPILGWAQLLRTRKFDEVGTARALETIERNARLQTQLIEDLLDVSRILRGKMVLNVEPVSLVLPIEAALETVQLAAEAKNIQIDTHLDHQIKPIAGDSNRLQQIVWNLLSNAIKFTPEGGRVEVKLESVESLDITQSDGSTQNSTSKLQPLYNYAQIQVSDTGQGINPAFLPRVFDYFRQADGSTTRKFGGLGLGLAIVRHLVELHGGTVHAASPGEGMGATFTVKLPLMTNVPQSTLNSEPISSTIDLSDVQVLVVDDEADMRDLMTTVLQEYGAKTQVATSATEAIALITQSKPDILLSDIGMPGEDGYMLVRKLRQMSPEQGGTIPAIALTAYAGEINRQKALLAGFQLHVPKPIEPTELVKAIASLVGSQP